From the Diospyros lotus cultivar Yz01 chromosome 13, ASM1463336v1, whole genome shotgun sequence genome, one window contains:
- the LOC127787924 gene encoding lectin-like protein LEC: MAKLGPFRYFAALSFAIFFFKPIFADPNPSFAFESFGKGSNFESTVSLHGDAQVVNGGSLVEITGSSSFSSGRVFYRKPIKVVDGNPGKTASFSTRFTFSMSPRNGDGLAFVLVPIGFPLDVFDGGPFGLLSEKKFRTLAVEFDTFMDDEFGDVNGNHVGVDVNSVVSVKVGNASSINLVLNSGEKLQSWIDYEAGSKRLEIRLSKLGGMKPIDPLVSCPIDLSRMWKEEEVFIGLSSSNGNSSQSCNVHSWSFELRVVPHWMHSQPLDPKAFSEKMKALPLPKRRNCLSRVLAALIFGTGCGVLGLFVVMFIWTMFGNRLPVVPEEYSPNPETLEHKKLKVVVEKAIEDGRN, from the coding sequence ATGGCCAAACTTGGACCTTTCAGGTACTTCGCGGCCCTTTCATTcgccattttcttctttaaacCCATATTTGCAGATCCAAATCCGAGCTTTGCCTTCGAAAGTTTCGGGAAAGGGTCCAATTTTGAGTCCACAGTCTCCCTTCACGGCGACGCCCAGGTTGTTAATGGCGGCTCCTTGGTGGAAATTACTGGGTCTTCCAGTTTCAGTTCTGGGCGAGTCTTTTACAGGAAACCCATCAAGGTGGTGGACGGAAACCCTGGCAAAACGGCGTCTTTTTCGACGCGTTTCACGTTTTCGATGTCTCCTCGAAATGGGGACGGTTTAGCCTTTGTTCTGGTTCCCATTGGGTTCCCTCTGGACGTGTTCGACGGCGGCCCCTTTGGGCTGCTAAGTGAGAAGAAATTTAGGACTCTTGCTGTTGAATTCGATACATTTATGGATGATGAATTTGGTGATGTGAATGGCAACCATGTTGGAGTTGATGTCAACAGTGTAGTTTCGGTTAAAGTGGGCAACGCTTCTTCAATCAATTTGGTGCTGAATAGTGGTGAGAAATTGCAATCTTGGATCGATTACGAGGCGGGTTCGAAGCGGCTAGAGATTAGGCTATCTAAATTAGGGGGAATGAAACCAATCGATCCTTTGGTTTCTTGCCCAATTGATTTGTCTAGGATGTGGAAGGAAGAGGAGGTGTTTATAGGCTTAAGCTCGTCAAATGGGAATTCATCCCAGAGCTGTAATGTGCATTCATGGAGCTTTGAGCTCAGGGTCGTGCCCCACTGGATGCATTCGCAGCCTCTGGATCCCAAGGCTTTCTCGGAGAAGATGAAGGCCCTGCCCCTGCCTAAGAGGCGCAACTGCCTATCGAGAGTCCTGGCTGCGCTGATCTTCGGGACTGGATGTGGGGTTTTGGGGCTATTTGTTGTGATGTTTATATGGACCATGTTTGGGAATAGGCTGCCCGTGGTGCCAGAGGAGTATTCGCCGAATCCTGAGACATTGGAGCACAAAAAGTTGAAGGTAGTGGTAGAGAAAGCCATCGAAGATGGTAGGAATTAG